In the Mauremys mutica isolate MM-2020 ecotype Southern chromosome 13, ASM2049712v1, whole genome shotgun sequence genome, one interval contains:
- the LOC123347962 gene encoding ribonuclease-like — protein MALRGPRPALLLPLVLLAACLVLASGQPYVEPHFKFLFKHVDYPKTPAPNPNAPDANDYCNKMMQIKGLYGKPIVNTFIHEPVSTIISICKDGGTPIIGGLYESKVEFSITQCIFNPDTLSVSYVGVEKKRKIIVGCWSLYPVYYLEQL, from the coding sequence ATGGCTCTGAGGGGACCTCGCCCAGCGCTCCTGCTGCCGCTTGTCTTGCTGGCCGCCTGCCTCGTCCTGGCCAGTGGGCAGCCCTACGTGGAGCCGCACTTCAAGTTTCTTTTCAAGCATGTGGACTATCCAAAGACTCCCGCCCCCAATCCCAACGCCCCGGACGCCAACGACTACTGTAACAAGATGATGCAGATTAAGGGACTGTATGGGAAGCCAATAGTCAACACCTTCATTCATGAGCCTGTCTCAACAATCATTAGCATCTGCAAGGACGGTGGTACTCCCATAATAGGTGGCCTGTACGAGAGCAAAGTTGAATTCAGCATCACTCAGTGCATATTTAACCCTGACACACTGTCAGTCTCTTACGTCGGGGTAGAGAAGAAGCGGAAAATTATCGTTGGCTGCTGGAGTTTGTACCCTGTGTACTACCTGGAGCAGCTCTAG